Below is a genomic region from Pleuronectes platessa chromosome 18, fPlePla1.1, whole genome shotgun sequence.
ATCCAAGTGTCACCCATGGGTATTAGACTGCTGGAAGGAGGTAAAATGAGGAAAAACAATTGTCCTAAGTCAGAAATAACTGGATTTGACATATGTGTTTCACtctcatatttattttccaatCTGATTTCAGTCACACAGCTCCACTTTATCCCAGTGGACCTAGGCTCTCCCATAGTGCACTGCTCCGTGGCAGACCCTTTTGTGGTAATCATGACGGCAGATGGAGTAGTCACCATGTTCGTGCTGAAGATCGACTCGTACATGGGAAAGACACATCGGCTGGCCCTGCAGAAACCACATATCCCCACTGTGAGTAGATCGTGCTCATCAGTCTTTACAACAGGGTTTTATTGACCAAACACTCCCCCTGCCGGCAAAACTGGTTTCAATATTGTCACTAATTAGATTTCTGCAGTATCAATATCCAAATGAAGCTCAGTCGTAAACTCTCACATTTGGAAACTGCTCTTCTAAAATGCTTTCTTTAACTTGTCTAAAACTGCTTCTCGTTCCTCAGCAATCACGTGTGATCACACTGTGTGCCTACCGAGACATAAGCGGCATGTTCACCACGGAAAACAAAGCGAACTGCTCTTCCGTCAAAGAGGACACCGTCATCAGGAGTCAGTCTGAGACAGAGACCATCATCCAGGACCTCAGGTGAGAATTTGCATCACCTCCTTAACCAATTAAGAGCTAAAAGCAAAAACCAAACTCTAAAGCATGGgcattgtttgaaaaaaatcaTCTAAAATCGGAGGGTTTTTTGACCAGCTTACAGAATGGCCACtgtttacaaaacaaacatttctccTCTGCATCTGAAGCAGATTagagacatgaaataaaaaacattgactTAAAGCGTTGGCTTTCGTtgttaatcaaagtcatttttCTAAACTGGAAAAATCTTTAAAGCCAGCAAAACCTGCAGAGGCCCCACCTTTTCTCCCTCCTCGTGTCTCTAAAGAtgttttcagacgtgcactgaactccgggtaggtgtatgtgtgaacaaaaatgtccgagtgagagcgTCTGGGGATTCTGTGGACTTTCTCCGCCTGGCCTCTTAGTAGAAAGTCCCTAAAAGTCCGGAGTAGACAAtctgagaacacagcaggagatccagtgCAGAATTCCCATCGAGCGAGGAAGGGGTTTGATGACGCTTCTAATTTCATGTGAGGACTGGTTGTCGTTGCAGTAACGTGGTGGATGACGAGGAGGAAATGCTGTATGGAGACTCCAATGCCAACGCAGACAACACAAGGGATGAAATGGGCCGCAGCTACATGGCACACGCAACTTTTGGAAGTGAGGGGGGATCGATGAAAGCAGAGCCCACACACTGGTGCATAATCATCAGAGAGAATGGTGTCATGGAGGTATGGTGTATATATGTAATATCTTAAGAGTATATAAAGTGTAATTAGTGACACGATAAATGTTTTgctaaaaacacaatttttttttcatgatccTTTCTTTGTTCTTTCAGATTTACCAGCTGCCGGACTGGAGCTTGGTCTTCCTGGTGAAGAACTTCCCAGTTGGTCAGAGGGTGCTGGTTGACAGTTCCTCTGGCCAAGCAGCAACACAGGGGGAGGGCAAAAAGGAGGAAGTAACCCGACAGGGAGAGATCCCGTTAGTAAAAGAGGTGTCTTTGGTTTCCCTTGGCTACAATCACAGCAGACCGTATTTACTGGTGAGTTTCTTCTTTCATTTTCCCCTATGTGCTTGTTTGGGTTTCAGTTGATTTAAGTGCTTcatcaaaagaaaaaagcttAATTAGATTTTTAGAGCATTACAAAACTGTTTCTTATTTTCCAGGTTCATGTGGAACAGGAGCTTCTGATCTATGAAGCTTTCCCATACGATCAACAGCAGCCACAAAACAACCTGAAAGTCCGCTTTAAAAAGGTAAGAGAAACAGTATGGGGTGATACAGGTGGAGGAAATCAACTTAACAAATCTTAACAATGTCACTCTACTCTGCACAGGTGCCCCACAATATTAACTTTAGAGAAAAGAAATCAAAGCTGAAGAAAGATAAGAAGGCCGAGAGCGGCGCCGCCGAGGAGAGTGCAGCCGTGAAAAGTCGCATTGCAAGGTTCAGATACTTTGAGGACATTGCCGGATACTCGGGGGTAAGgagggcatttaaaaaaaaatacttccaTCATCAGCTTCCAGGGTTCACGTCATATGTTGGATAAGTGAATTCTTCTCCTTGTTGACACAGGTGTTCATCTGTGGTCCATCTCCACATTGGATGCTGGTCACGTCTCGGGGAGCAATAAGGCTGCACCCCATGACCATTGATGGTGCCATCGAGTCTTTCTCCCCCTTCCACAACATTAACTGCCCCAAAGGCTTCCTGTATTTCAACAAGCAGGTAAACAGACCCACCTTCTCACTTTGTCATGTTAATGTGTTGATGTCAGAGCCTTGTCTTCTTCATCATGTCtggtaaaaaaagttaaagtcgACTAAGACACTaaccaaaaacacatttaacattAATTCTTAAATGAGTAAGACTATGGATTTGGTTCCACACAGGTATGAATGATGAGAACTAAGAATGGTTACAGTAGTTGTGATGTCATTTTTATTATCCTGGACTTAATAGTTTTGTCTTCAGAGGCTTTAAACTGTTAGAAAATAGATTCTGAAACACAGCTTGTTTCGCCTCTCAAAATCCTAAATGTTTCTTTCCACTCCCTGCCTCAGTCGATAAATGCAGGtattatttaaccattaaaaCATTGAAAGAGATTATATCACAATGGTACAAAAAGAAAGCTGCAGAGAACCACTAACTCTAAGTTTTATTggtaatgttttcatttattaaatatttatatgtttgacaGGGCAGACAGGTCTTAATAATACATTATCAATGAGCCTTGAATGCCATAGCTGTGAAGGTGAAATCAATCAATAGCTTTTTTCTCAACAGTGTTGAGTGTTGTGTGTATTGGTTTGAATAcagagttaaaaaagaaagtatgTATCAGGAGAGAAACAACCAAAGGTGTGTTTGATGATTTGTTTCACATCTGCATGAACTTCCCTGAAATAATTGTGTTTCAGTCAAATGTAGCTCGTGTCTAGTGTCTTAATGAGGCTTCAGAAGCATCATTTCAAACAATACTGTACAGGCGTTTATTTTTGGATATGAAAGTTACAATTGATTCAGATATTTTTGGGTCACAAGGAGAACTGTATATTTTTGGAATATGCATTGTATTTGACCTCCATTTTGCActtttggcatttttttcagCTCTTAATTGTCTCGATAAATTTCAGATCCAAAATGCAACATCTGTCATACCTTTGTAAATCATCACTGATGTCCTTGGTGCTCTTCATAGACATTAAACCTTCGTAAATTTGTTCATCTAGTTTCTACTTCCTCAAAcagttttcattgtgtgtgtgtgtcttcccacAGGGGGAACTGAGGATCAGCGTGCTGCCCACATATCTGTCCTACGATGCCCCGTGGCCAGTCAGAAAAATCCCACTGAGGTGCACCGTCCACTACGTCTCCTACCACGTCGAATCTAAGGCAAGGCTCCGCTCACTCAGCCCACACAGCACCAGTGGCTTCAAAGCAACGACGTGACACAAATTCAAGCTGAAACACACTCCCTGGATTCACACACCTCAACTCGCATAACCTGATGCTAAAAAAAAGCGCATCGATCGGACTTCTTTGAAAAGTTGAAAGAGAAATCCCTCTGGCCTCAAACTTTTCTTActgcgagggagagagagaaaaaccccCAGCCAGGGTGACTTTGAAAGGATTAGTCTTTGATCTGAAGTTTTTGTATGTGACTGTGGATTTTCCCCTCTTAGGTGTATGCTGTGTGTACCAGCATAAAAGAGCCCACCACTCGCATCCCCAGGATGactggagaggagaaggagttcGAAACCATCGATCGAGGTCAGACGTTAACACTATTGGCCTGACATGTCCCAACAATTCTATCAGATGGATTTGAGTACTTCATCAACACCACCCTCCATGTCACCGATGCAGTGATCTGATTGGAttgatgtttattgtttataattataactttttttatCATGTAAAATATGGATTGATGCTGCTACTACTTGATTTGATATCAGCAAACGGTTTCAACATTTTAAGGTACTTTTAGATAATTATAGTGTCATTGTCTGGAGTTTATTTTAGCAAAGAAGTCAATAATTTGTAAATCATTTTAGCTAACAATTTATCCCTTTATTCTAGCTTACAATTGTGTAACCTTTTACCTAACTATTTCAATTATTTATCCGTTTCCTTAAGATAAATGTGTGAGAAGTTAATACATATTGTATAGCTATTTCGCTATTTGACAAGTTTATTAATTTCCGTTAGCCAACTATCAATGTTAACTATTTAATCTGTAAGCTATTTGAAAAATCTGAGGTGTTTATCCATTTTGCTATTTGAAAAATATGTAAACCTCTATTAGCTAACTATTTAGACCATTTATCCATTTTGAACCCGTAAATTACTTTAAGTTAACTATTTCAACCGGGTAGGTTTCTTTAAAGCTTTTCAGTAAACAATTACAGTTGTTTGTAAACATATTTATTGAGATTTTAGCTAGTTTTAAACATGAATGCTTTTCTATCCCAACTTTTAAATTAGTTTCCGTTAACTAGTTCAACCATCAACCATTTTCAACCCCATGATTAGACCTGTGATCCCGTCTTACCATCTCTTACACACTCACTCATCGTTACGCATTACATATAGTAGATTACTGATGTGACAATACATTCCCTGAAGATCAGCATTGCATGAATTTCTGAAACTGTTATTTCCCTTATATCTGCAATATCTTACTGACACTTCTGTACTGTCGTCCTGCAGATGAACGTTACATTAATCCTCAGCAGGAGAGGTTCTCCATCCAGCTCATCTCTCCAGTCAGCTGGGAGACCATTCCCAACACACGGTAAaagctgttttctttctgcatcgTTACCCTTTTGAAGATCAAGAGAAAATCTACAGTGTTGCCTGGTCTTAACATTAGGGACCTATTGATAAAGAGGCAGCATTGTTTTCTCATTTGCTCTGGAGCAGGTTGTCCTGCACACTTTAAACTGGGAGTTTTTTATGTCGTTAGAAGATTACTGTCAAATGGATTCATAttttatgtttctttatttttatatgaaTAGATTTTTGGAAGTAGTTGTGGTTTGTGACAAACTGTTTCTAACCCTGCTAGCTGAATTTTTCCCAACTAAACTACTGGGCTCATAATGGTCACTCTCTGGATCCAATTACAGAtattctagtattttaaaattaaaacagataTAGATGGTTTTCTTTGAGCATATAAGAATGGTGTGTGTATTGGACTTTGAGAACTGAAATGTACCTGAACACATGCTGTTTTTCGTCAATGGTGTCTTTCCCTGTATCTGCATTCTATCAAGTAACGGCAACATGTCAGAAGAACCAACACAGGAACACATTAACGGTTCGATGGAAACCGCTGTATGACTgactcctcctctgtgtttacATTAGGATCGACCTGGAGGAGTGGGAACATGTTACCTGTATGAAGACGGTGGCCCTGAGGAGTCAGGAGACAGTGTCTGGCCTGAAGGGCTACGTGGCAGCAGGGACCTGCCTGATGCAGGGGGAGGAGGTCACCTGCAGGGGACGGGTGAGCACATCTGGCGAAAATACGACATTGAAGTGCCATTTTAAGCTGTAATGACTCCaattctctgttttctataaaATCTCTTTACTCTTTTAAagcttttgttttctgtgttcagATTTTTATCATGGACATCATTGAAGTTGTGCCGGAGCCAGGCCAGCCCCTCACCAAGAACAAGTTCAAAGTGCTGTATGAGAAGGAACAGAAGGGGCCGGTGACGGCTCTGTGTCACTGCAACGGATACCTGGTCTCAGCCATCGGACAGAAGGTCTCACCATCTCAGCATCTGCACTTCACTCATCTGGAAACCATTAAAACACTGCTGTGTCATATTCTATCCAACTACAGACCAATACTAAAACTTGTGATGTCCTAACAATATtgcaaaaaaagttttaataactttatttatatagcatcattttaaagttttaaacttACATAGTGCTATAAGTCCAAAAATATCATCATAGTTTCCACTATACAATAAAAGACTAATTAGGGGTTAGCAGATCGCAGATATAGTTAGAAGCCTGACTGTTCAAGGCTGAAATCTTAAAATCTGTTCTACAACAtgctggtaaccagtgaagtgCAGCAAGGATTCGTGGAACATGGTCACCTGTTTTAAGTGTGTGTTAAAATCCTGCCAGTGGTTTTTTGTATAAGTTGTGTAATCTTCGTATGTTGTTTTTGGTGCACATTTTCTGCCgaatttaatttagctgtcAGTTGAGCAAAGCAGGACTTCATCACTTTAATCACTTGAGCATCAAAAGACAGGTCCGAATCAAAAATGACTCCAAGGTCAATGTCCTCCGTGTCCCTGCAGATCTTCCTCTGGGTCCTGAAGGACAACGACCTGACCGGCATGGCCTTCATCGACACTCAGCTCCACATCCACCAGATGTTCAGCATCAAGAACTTTATCCTGGCTGCCGACCTGATGAAGAGCATCTCGCTGCTGCGCTACCAGGAGGAGAGCAAGACGCTGTCGCTCGTCAGCAGGGTGAGTGACCAACACTGTGGATGCAGACAAACTGATAAAACCCCCTGTTGATTGAATTCAGAGCCACAGGGTTGACGTTGGCTGAGTTTACAAACAAGCAGGTCTAAGTGTTGCATTCCGGAGCAGAGGCAGATCCACTAACCTGTGGGCTGTTGTACAAGCAGTGGAGTGTTCATTGATTAAGATGTACAAGTGGGTATTGACGGCGTGTCTCCTCTGGGTGTTAATCTGCAGTGGAGTTCATCTTGAAGAGAGCAGTTCTGGGACTGGAGCTGCCCTCATTTAAATTGAACTGTTTTCTTCTTGTTCACCAGGATGCAAAGCCCATGGAGGTTTACAGCATTGACTTCATGGTGGATAACAACCAGCTGGGATTCCTGGGTAATTCGTGATGCCCTTTGGAAGAAAAATTCAattcagcaacaaaacaaatcctCCCTTTctaattcatttttcttctctTATTCTTTCAGTGTCAGATCGCTACCAGAACCtctatgtatatatgtatttaccAGAAGGTAACTAGATGATGGAGCTACATATTTAAACCTCATGTAACCCAGTAACAAATACCGACCCAATCCTGCAATTTGCTGAATGTGTTTGCAGCTAAGGAGAGCTTCGGAGGAATGCGTTTGCTGAGGCGAGCGGACTTCAACGCTGGAGCTAACATTAACACTTTCTGGCGGATGCCGTGCAGAGGAGCGCTAGATGCCGGGAATAAGAAGTCTCTGAACTGGGACAACAAGCACATCACGTGGTTTGGTAAGAAATGTCTGCCGGGTAGGATAGGTGAGGAGGGGTAGCCCCTGTCCAGGGAGGTTAGCAGGGTTGGGTTGGAATGCAAAGTGGCCAAAATAAGCTTTCCATAGGGTGTGTGGGTTGACTCTTAGAGATTGGGTGATTTAGAGTTCAGACATTTGGACGGAGCTCAGAATGGGACGGCTGCCTCGCAAAGAAAGGAGCCTGTAGATGTGGCATTTAATTAGGACACCTTCCATTACAGGTTTGAACACAGGGTTGATTCCTCTGATTACTTTGggacctcacacacactacagtaCCGTACGTACCAATGTTAGGTCAAATTCTACCCGTCTGTCCAGGACGGTAGAACCTCATGCATGTTTTGAGGGACCACCGATGCTGTAAGAGGGAGTGAGAGCgataatattttttaaagtttcattcaACTTTTGTACATCACATGAAATTGTAGGACTGAAATCCTCTTCATATAGGCGTGTGTTTATCATGTGTGATCCCACAGCAACCTTAGACGGAGGAGTTGGTTTGCTGCTGCCCATGCAGGAGAAGACGTACAGACGACTGCTGATGTTACAGAATGCTCTCAACTCCATGCTGCCTCATCACGCTGGTCTAAACCCAAAGGCCTTCAGGTTCACATCTGCTCATCAGTGTTCTACTGGTCACATGTTTAGATTAACACACACGTTAGTTTGATATTTTAATCGACGCGTGAATTTTTTTGTGTAGAATGCTGCACAGTGACAGACGGAACCTgcagaacactttgaggaacatCCTGGACGGAGAACTCCTCAACAAGTACCTGTACCTCAGCACCATGGAGCGCAGTGAGCTGGCCAAAAAGATCGGAACCACTCAGGACATAGTACGAACCACACTCACTGCTTACACAACAGAGAATGCATTCAGGCTCGtttcctcatttcctcttttctctccagaTCCTGGACGACCTTCTGGAGATCGACAGAGTAACAGCTCATTTCTGAGCCACATTCCCACGTCCCCTTCACCCAGCGCTGTTTCATGTCAAGTGGAAACCATGTTTTGTTATGATCATCTCTGTGAAatccttgtttgtttttcttactcGTTGAACAAAAACAGAGGGCAGTTGTGTTTTCTTAGAAtattttgtataaaaaaaaatctgtgaaatcATGATTCATGGctggttgtttttaatgttttcacgTTGAGCGATTAAG
It encodes:
- the cpsf1 gene encoding cleavage and polyadenylation specificity factor subunit 1 is translated as MYAVYRQAHTPTAVEFSVYCNFISSKEKNLVVAGTSQLYVYRIIHDVESTSKADKSADSKSRKEKLEQVASFSLFGNVMSMASVQLSGSNRDALLLSFKDAKLSVVEYDPGTHDLKTLSLHYFEEPELRDGFVQNVHIPMVRVDPENRCAVMLVYGTQLVVLPFRKDTLTDEQEGGVGEGPKSSFLPSYIIDVRELDEKLLNIIDMKFLHGYYEPTLLTLFEPNQTWPGRVAVRQDTCSIVAISLNIMQKVHPVIWSLSNLPFDCNQVMAVPKPIGGVVVFAVNSLLYLNQSVPPYGVSLNTQTAGTTAFPLRLQDEVRITLDCSQSDFIAYDKMVISLKGGEIYVLTLITDGMRSVRAFHFDKAAASVLTTCMVTMEPGYIFLGSRLGNSLLLKYTEKLQETPPEEGRENQDQETEIDKDKQEEPPSKKKRVESSTNWTDEVDEIEVYGSEAQSGTQLATYSFEVCDSILNIGPCANASMGEPAFLSEEFQNNPEPDLEVVVCSGNGKNGALSVLQRSIRPQVVTTFELPGCHDMWTVISSEVKEDKKSAKSADESEEGGETENSEDGEEGEKEKEEKEKEEEEKTEPPMEDDKKKHGFLILSREDSTMILQTGQEIMELDTSGFATQGPTVFAGNIGDNKYIIQVSPMGIRLLEGVTQLHFIPVDLGSPIVHCSVADPFVVIMTADGVVTMFVLKIDSYMGKTHRLALQKPHIPTQSRVITLCAYRDISGMFTTENKANCSSVKEDTVIRSQSETETIIQDLSNVVDDEEEMLYGDSNANADNTRDEMGRSYMAHATFGSEGGSMKAEPTHWCIIIRENGVMEIYQLPDWSLVFLVKNFPVGQRVLVDSSSGQAATQGEGKKEEVTRQGEIPLVKEVSLVSLGYNHSRPYLLVHVEQELLIYEAFPYDQQQPQNNLKVRFKKVPHNINFREKKSKLKKDKKAESGAAEESAAVKSRIARFRYFEDIAGYSGVFICGPSPHWMLVTSRGAIRLHPMTIDGAIESFSPFHNINCPKGFLYFNKQGELRISVLPTYLSYDAPWPVRKIPLRCTVHYVSYHVESKVYAVCTSIKEPTTRIPRMTGEEKEFETIDRDERYINPQQERFSIQLISPVSWETIPNTRIDLEEWEHVTCMKTVALRSQETVSGLKGYVAAGTCLMQGEEVTCRGRIFIMDIIEVVPEPGQPLTKNKFKVLYEKEQKGPVTALCHCNGYLVSAIGQKIFLWVLKDNDLTGMAFIDTQLHIHQMFSIKNFILAADLMKSISLLRYQEESKTLSLVSRDAKPMEVYSIDFMVDNNQLGFLVSDRYQNLYVYMYLPEAKESFGGMRLLRRADFNAGANINTFWRMPCRGALDAGNKKSLNWDNKHITWFATLDGGVGLLLPMQEKTYRRLLMLQNALNSMLPHHAGLNPKAFRMLHSDRRNLQNTLRNILDGELLNKYLYLSTMERSELAKKIGTTQDIILDDLLEIDRVTAHF